In Rattus norvegicus strain BN/NHsdMcwi chromosome 3, GRCr8, whole genome shotgun sequence, a genomic segment contains:
- the Or4f56 gene encoding olfactory receptor Olr778 translates to MFGANHSAVSEFVLLGLSNSWEAQIFLFFFSCLFYVSSLTGNFIIVVTVTSDPYLHSPMYFLLANLSVIDLIFCSIAAPKMICDLFRKQKVISFGGCISQVFFSHAVGGTEMVLLIAMAFDRYVAICKPLHYLSIMSPRMCLLILVAAWIIGLIHSSTQLAFVINLPFCGPNILDSFYCDIPRLIKLACTDTYKLEFMIAANSGFISLIAFFLLIISYVFLLNTVQKQSSGCSSKALSTLLAHIIVVVLFFGPLIFFYVWPAPSTHVDKFLAIFDAVLTPFLNPVIYTLRNRDMKIAIRKVFCQRLAL, encoded by the coding sequence ATGTTTGGAGCAAACCATTCTGCAGTGTCTGAATTTGTGCTGTTGGGGCTTTCAAATTCCTGGGAGGCccagattttcctttttttcttttcttgtctgttCTATGTGTCCAGTTTGACAGGGAACTTCATCATAGTTGTTACAGTCACCTCTGACCCGTACCTGCATTCACCCATGTACTTTCTACTGGCTAATCTCTCTGTTATTGATCTTATATTTTGTTCCATTGCAGCCCCCAAAATGATTTGTGATCTTTTCAGAAAGCAGAAAGTCATCTCTTTTGGAGGCTGTATCAGTCAGGTCTTCTTTAGTCATGCTGTTGGAGGCACTGAGATGGTACTGCTCATAGCCATGGCCTTTGACAGGTATGTGGCCATATGCAAACCTTTACATTATCTGAGCATCATGAGCCCACGAATGTGCCTATTAATATTAGTTGCTGCTTGGATCATTGGCCTCATCCATTCATCAACCCAGTTGGCTTTTGTTATAAACTTGCCATTCTGTGGCCCTAACATACTAGACAGCTTTTACTGTGACATACCACGACTCATCAAGCTTGCATGCACAGATACTTATAAACTGGAGTTCATGATTGCTGCCAATAGTGGGTTCATTTCCTTGATTGCATTCTTTTTACTCATCATCTCCTATGTCTTTCTCCTCAACACTGTCCAGAAGCAGTCCTCAGGATGTTCATCTAAGGCCCTTTCTACTCTTTTGGCTCATATTATAGTcgtagttttgttttttggcccattgatttttttctatgtgtGGCCTGCTCCTTCAACACATGTAGATAAATTTCTAGCTATATTTGATGCAGTTTTGACCCCCTTTCTAAATCCAGTTATCTATACATTGAGGAACAGAGATATGAAGATTGCCATCAGGAAAGTGTTTTGTCAGCGCTTGGCTTTATAG
- the Or4f56 gene encoding olfactory receptor Olr778 isoform X1 produces the protein MFGANHSAVSEFVLLGLSNSWEAQIFLFFFSCLFYVSSLTGNFIIVVTVTSDPYLHSPMYFLLANLSVIDLIFCSIAAPKMICDLFRKQKVISFGGCISQVFFSHAVGGTEMVLLIAMAFDRYVAICKPLHYLSIMSPRMCLLILVAAWIIGLIHSSTQLAFVINLPFCGPNILDSFYCDIPRLIKLACTDTYKLEFMIAANSGFISLIAFFLLIISYVFLLNTVQKQSSGCSSKALSTLLAHIIVVVLFFGPLIFFYVWPAPSTHVDKFLAIFDAVLTPFLNPVIYTLRNRDMKIAIRKLCCRYL, from the exons ATGTTTGGAGCAAACCATTCTGCAGTGTCTGAATTTGTGCTGTTGGGGCTTTCAAATTCCTGGGAGGCccagattttcctttttttcttttcttgtctgttCTATGTGTCCAGTTTGACAGGGAACTTCATCATAGTTGTTACAGTCACCTCTGACCCGTACCTGCATTCACCCATGTACTTTCTACTGGCTAATCTCTCTGTTATTGATCTTATATTTTGTTCCATTGCAGCCCCCAAAATGATTTGTGATCTTTTCAGAAAGCAGAAAGTCATCTCTTTTGGAGGCTGTATCAGTCAGGTCTTCTTTAGTCATGCTGTTGGAGGCACTGAGATGGTACTGCTCATAGCCATGGCCTTTGACAGGTATGTGGCCATATGCAAACCTTTACATTATCTGAGCATCATGAGCCCACGAATGTGCCTATTAATATTAGTTGCTGCTTGGATCATTGGCCTCATCCATTCATCAACCCAGTTGGCTTTTGTTATAAACTTGCCATTCTGTGGCCCTAACATACTAGACAGCTTTTACTGTGACATACCACGACTCATCAAGCTTGCATGCACAGATACTTATAAACTGGAGTTCATGATTGCTGCCAATAGTGGGTTCATTTCCTTGATTGCATTCTTTTTACTCATCATCTCCTATGTCTTTCTCCTCAACACTGTCCAGAAGCAGTCCTCAGGATGTTCATCTAAGGCCCTTTCTACTCTTTTGGCTCATATTATAGTcgtagttttgttttttggcccattgatttttttctatgtgtGGCCTGCTCCTTCAACACATGTAGATAAATTTCTAGCTATATTTGATGCAGTTTTGACCCCCTTTCTAAATCCAGTTATCTATACATTGAGGAACAGAGATATGAAGATTGCCATCAGGAAA ttgtgttgtagataTCTCTAA
- the Or4f7 gene encoding olfactory receptor Olr777, translated as MDRKNHTVVSEFVFLGLTHSWEIQLFLLVVSSVLYILSMSGNILIVFSVTIDPHLHSPMYFLLAGLSFIDLAACSVTSPKMVYDLFRKHKVISFGGCITQIFFIHLVGGVEMVLLVAMAFDRYVAICKPLHYLTIMSPRVCTLFLAAAWGLGTSHSLFQLAFLIDLPFCGPNVLDSFYCDLPRLLRLVCKDTYKLQFMVTINSGFICVGSFLLLLISYIFILFSVWKHSSGGSSKALSTLSAHITVVFLFFGPPLFVYTWPHPHSQIDKFLALFDAVLTPFLNPVIYTFRNKEMKVAIKRVFKALLTFRNIS; from the coding sequence ATGGATAGGAAGAATCACACAGTCGTGTCTGAATTTGTGTTTCTTGGACTCACCCACTCATGGGAGATTCAACTCTTCCTTCTTGTGGTCTCTTCTGTGCTCTACATATTAAGCATGAGTGGAAACATCCTCATTGTATTTTCTGTGACCATTGACCCTCACTTACATTCTCCTATGTACTTCCTACTAGCAGGTCTCTCCTTCATTGATTTGGCAGCATGTTCTGTCACTTCCCCCAAGATGGTGTATGACTTGTTTAGAAAGCACAAAGTCATCTCCTTTGGAGGCTGTATCACTCAGATCTTCTTCATTCATTTAGTTGGTGGAGTGGAGATGGTGCTACTTGTGGCCATGGCATTTGACAGATATGTGGCCATTTGTAAGCCTCTGCACTACCTTACCATCATGAGCCCAAGAGTGTGTACTTTGTTTCTGGCTGCTGCTTGGGGCCTAGGCACTAGCCACTCACTGTTCCAGCTGGCTTTCCTTATTGACTTACCCTTCTGTGGTCCAAATGTCCTGGACAGCTTTTACTGTGACCTTCCTAGACTTCTCAGATTGGTCTGTAAAGACACCTACAAGTTGCAGTTCATGGTCACCATCAACAGTGGGTTCATCTGTGTTGGCTCTTTCTTGTTGCTTCTCATCTCCTACATCTTCATCCTGTTCAGTGTCTGGAAACATTCATCAGGTGGTTCATCCAAAGCCCTTTCTACTCTCTCAGCTCACATCAcagtggtgtttcttttctttggtcCCCCTCTGTTTGTATATACATGGCCCCATCCTCATTCCCAGATAGACAAATTTCTTGCTCTTTTTGACGCAGTTCTTACTCCTTTTCTGAACCCAGTCATCTATACATTCAGAAATAAAGAGATGAAGGTAGCAATAAAGAGAGTTTTCAAAGCATTATTAACTTTTAgaaacatttcataa